A single Burkholderia savannae DNA region contains:
- a CDS encoding acetate/propionate family kinase, which produces MSNHPLDLVLVINCGSSSLKFTVLPTHGGEPLVSGIAECLGQDDARLIIKKECEKTTVQLASGAAHSRALEVLMDRFDDADLLDRVAVVGHRVVHGGERFTESVLITPEVIRDIEGVSGLAPLHNPANLLGIHTCLEELPFVPQVAVFDTAFHQTMPKAAYAYAVPQRLYREHGIRRYGFHGTSHRYVSGEVVHLAGLDPENHGVVVAHLGNGASATAVVNGKSVDTSMGLTPLEGLVMGTRSGDIDFGAVAKIASITGSDFADMEALLNKNSGLLGLSELSSDCRDLETAAADGHEGAQLALDVFVHRLACYIGALATSLPRFDVLVFTGGIGENSVRMRAKTLERLKVFGFVLDEAANGLAVRGQCGRIDSGSTPQAWVIPTDEEGMIAREATRIARATRDTTTNVCKTTRRPLALEQ; this is translated from the coding sequence ATGTCCAATCATCCGCTCGACCTTGTTCTAGTCATCAACTGCGGCTCCTCGTCGCTGAAATTCACGGTCCTGCCAACACACGGCGGCGAACCGCTCGTCTCCGGTATCGCGGAATGTCTCGGCCAAGACGATGCGCGGCTCATCATCAAGAAAGAGTGCGAGAAAACCACGGTGCAACTTGCCAGCGGTGCCGCCCATAGCCGGGCGCTGGAAGTGCTGATGGACCGTTTCGACGACGCGGATCTGCTCGACCGTGTGGCCGTCGTCGGCCATCGTGTCGTGCATGGTGGCGAGCGCTTCACCGAGTCCGTGCTGATCACGCCAGAGGTGATTCGAGATATCGAGGGGGTGTCCGGCCTCGCGCCGCTGCACAACCCGGCCAACCTGCTCGGCATCCACACGTGCCTCGAAGAATTGCCGTTCGTGCCGCAAGTGGCCGTGTTCGACACTGCGTTCCACCAGACCATGCCGAAGGCCGCGTACGCGTACGCCGTGCCGCAGCGCCTCTATCGTGAACACGGCATCCGCCGCTACGGCTTTCACGGCACCTCACACCGCTACGTGTCGGGCGAGGTGGTGCACCTCGCCGGGCTCGATCCAGAAAACCATGGTGTCGTCGTCGCCCACCTCGGCAACGGCGCGTCGGCGACGGCTGTCGTAAACGGCAAGAGCGTCGACACGTCGATGGGCCTCACACCGCTCGAAGGCCTCGTGATGGGCACGCGTTCGGGCGACATCGACTTCGGCGCGGTCGCAAAGATCGCCAGCATCACCGGCTCCGATTTCGCCGACATGGAAGCGCTGCTCAACAAGAATAGCGGCCTGCTCGGACTATCCGAACTGTCAAGCGACTGCCGCGACCTCGAGACCGCGGCGGCTGACGGGCACGAAGGCGCGCAGCTTGCGCTCGATGTGTTCGTCCACCGGCTTGCCTGCTACATCGGCGCACTCGCAACCTCGCTGCCGCGCTTCGACGTGCTCGTGTTCACGGGCGGCATCGGCGAGAATTCGGTCCGTATGCGCGCGAAGACGCTCGAGCGTCTGAAAGTGTTCGGCTTCGTGCTCGACGAAGCAGCAAACGGGCTTGCCGTGCGCGGCCAGTGCGGCCGCATCGATTCCGGCAGCACCCCACAGGCCTGGGTCATCCCGACCGATGAAGAAGGGATGATCGCCCGCGAGGCGACCCGAATCGCCAGGGCAACGCGCGACACAACCACGAACGTCTGCAAGACTACTCGCCGCCCGCTGGCCCTGGAACAATAA
- the pta gene encoding phosphate acetyltransferase, with the protein MNLPTLPRTYYLVPVSSHTGLTSMTLGLVRALQLAGVRVGFVKPISQPEAATNDCDLSPHFARTLCGTTTPAPITFARAAEMVRSGQLAGLMEEVVAIVESARKGCHVMVVEGLIPDVDFQIATRLNIEMIRSMGADLVPVMAGGTRTTPELAAIAAAATEQYSNGGRRPLAGLLINHCSEACAAALGEAGSLQLADSACNVPILAAVPTNDHLSAPRTLDVANALNLKVLRRGDIGTARVESFVVAARSPEKMIPHLKSGTLAVTPADRSDAVLAVALAALRGMPLAGLLLTCGDKPSREVMNMLDAPPLDRLSILLSDEDTFTVAARLSSLSTHVPADDAVRMDRVLDFIAGKVDTRPFAARVALPAEMLMPPPVFRHRLVGSARAANRRIVLPEGDEPRTIAAAAICAERGIARPVLLGEPETIRSVAAGHGIELPESVEIIDPDTIRDTYVEPMCERRRTKGLNALQAQKQLEDTVVLGTMMVAEGDVDGLVSGAVHTTASTVRPALQLIKAAPGSNIVSSVFFMLMPDQVLVYGDCAINPDPNAVELAEIAIQSADSAKAFGIDPRIAMISYSTGSSGSGDDVEKVREATALVRERRPDLIIDGPMQYDAATVESVGRQKAPDSPVAGRANVCIFPDLNTGNTTYKAVQRSANVVSVGPMLQGLRKPVNDLSRGALVDDIVYTIALTAIQATARDGNPNRAVLPAPAAVAA; encoded by the coding sequence ATGAATCTCCCGACTCTTCCCCGCACTTACTACCTCGTTCCGGTATCGAGCCACACCGGCCTCACATCGATGACCCTAGGCCTCGTCCGGGCGCTGCAGCTCGCCGGCGTGCGCGTCGGTTTCGTCAAGCCTATCTCCCAGCCCGAGGCGGCGACGAACGATTGCGATCTGTCCCCCCACTTCGCACGCACCCTGTGCGGCACCACGACGCCCGCGCCGATCACGTTTGCCCGCGCTGCCGAAATGGTGCGCTCGGGACAACTCGCCGGCCTAATGGAGGAGGTCGTCGCTATCGTCGAAAGCGCGCGCAAAGGCTGTCACGTGATGGTCGTCGAAGGCTTGATTCCCGATGTCGATTTTCAGATCGCGACACGCCTCAATATCGAAATGATCCGCTCAATGGGCGCCGATCTGGTGCCCGTGATGGCCGGAGGCACGCGTACCACGCCGGAACTAGCCGCCATCGCTGCGGCGGCGACCGAGCAATACAGCAACGGCGGCCGGCGGCCGCTTGCCGGCTTGCTGATCAACCACTGTAGCGAAGCGTGTGCCGCCGCGCTCGGTGAAGCGGGTAGCCTGCAGCTCGCGGATTCGGCGTGCAATGTGCCGATCCTCGCTGCGGTGCCGACCAACGACCACCTGTCAGCGCCGCGCACGCTCGACGTTGCCAACGCTCTCAATCTGAAAGTGCTCCGCCGCGGTGACATCGGAACGGCGCGTGTCGAGAGCTTCGTGGTCGCGGCCCGCTCGCCGGAGAAGATGATCCCGCATCTGAAGAGCGGAACGCTCGCGGTCACGCCCGCGGACCGGTCTGATGCGGTTCTCGCCGTCGCTCTCGCCGCGCTGCGCGGGATGCCGCTTGCGGGGCTGCTCCTCACTTGCGGCGACAAGCCGTCCCGCGAGGTGATGAATATGCTCGATGCGCCGCCGCTCGATCGCCTGTCGATCCTGCTGTCGGACGAAGATACCTTCACGGTCGCCGCCCGCCTTTCGAGCCTGTCGACCCATGTGCCTGCCGACGACGCCGTACGCATGGACCGCGTGCTCGACTTCATCGCGGGCAAGGTCGATACGCGGCCGTTCGCGGCGCGCGTGGCCTTGCCAGCCGAGATGCTGATGCCACCGCCGGTGTTCCGTCACCGTCTTGTCGGCAGCGCCCGCGCTGCCAACCGTCGGATCGTGCTTCCCGAGGGCGACGAGCCGCGCACGATCGCCGCTGCCGCCATCTGCGCCGAGAGGGGCATCGCCCGCCCGGTACTGCTCGGCGAACCGGAAACGATCCGCTCGGTCGCCGCCGGTCACGGCATCGAGCTGCCGGAATCGGTCGAAATCATCGACCCGGACACCATCCGTGACACCTATGTAGAGCCGATGTGCGAACGTCGCCGTACGAAGGGGCTAAACGCGCTGCAGGCACAGAAGCAGTTGGAGGACACCGTCGTGCTCGGCACGATGATGGTGGCCGAGGGCGATGTCGACGGCCTGGTTTCCGGCGCCGTCCACACGACGGCCAGCACGGTGCGCCCGGCGCTGCAGCTCATCAAGGCCGCGCCGGGCTCGAACATCGTTTCGAGCGTGTTCTTCATGCTGATGCCAGATCAGGTGCTGGTCTACGGCGACTGCGCGATCAACCCCGATCCGAACGCGGTTGAGCTCGCTGAAATCGCGATCCAGTCGGCCGACAGCGCGAAGGCTTTCGGCATCGATCCGCGCATTGCGATGATCTCCTACTCGACGGGCTCGTCGGGCTCCGGCGACGACGTCGAGAAGGTGCGCGAGGCGACCGCGCTCGTGCGCGAACGCCGACCCGATCTCATCATTGACGGCCCGATGCAGTACGACGCTGCTACTGTGGAGAGCGTCGGCAGGCAAAAGGCGCCGGACAGCCCGGTTGCCGGACGTGCCAACGTCTGCATCTTCCCTGACCTCAACACGGGCAACACGACCTACAAGGCGGTGCAGCGTTCGGCGAACGTCGTCTCGGTCGGCCCGATGCTGCAAGGGCTGCGCAAACCGGTGAACGATTTGTCGCGTGGCGCGCTCGTCGACGATATCGTCTACACGATCGCGCTGACGGCCATCCAGGCAACTGCTCGCGACGGGAATCCGAACCGCGCGGTACTGCCAGCCCCTGCCGCAGTCGCCGCCTAA
- a CDS encoding formate/nitrite transporter family protein, whose translation MKPVTEISAGAADPATGTEKRTAEVPLFNALTPPAIARAAEDLGVKKAHYDIATLFVLAILGGAFISFGGFFAIVAMSGANGYMSFGITRLVGGVVFSLGLVLIMCGGAQLFTGDCLMVMAWASKRLRFREMIRVWVTVWVGNGIGAVATAVLLFLGGTYKIGHGAFGASALALASAKANDVPMEAFFLAILCNVMVCLAVWLSLAARSLTDKMLAIALPVAMFVAAGFEHCIADMFFVPFGLMIVKWAPQSFWLDLGHGTVAAAPPIPLEHFLGNLALITAGNWIGGALLVGAVYWFVFCRKRGH comes from the coding sequence GTGAAGCCAGTAACTGAAATTTCGGCGGGGGCTGCCGACCCAGCAACCGGCACCGAGAAACGCACGGCAGAGGTGCCGCTCTTCAATGCCCTTACACCGCCCGCGATCGCGCGCGCGGCCGAAGACCTAGGCGTCAAGAAGGCCCACTACGACATCGCAACGCTCTTTGTGCTCGCCATTCTCGGCGGCGCGTTCATCTCGTTCGGTGGTTTTTTCGCGATCGTCGCGATGTCGGGAGCCAACGGCTATATGTCGTTCGGGATCACGCGGCTCGTCGGCGGCGTGGTGTTTTCGCTCGGTCTCGTGCTGATCATGTGTGGCGGCGCACAGCTCTTCACGGGCGATTGCCTGATGGTGATGGCCTGGGCGAGCAAGCGTCTGCGCTTTCGCGAGATGATCCGGGTCTGGGTGACGGTCTGGGTCGGCAACGGGATCGGGGCCGTCGCCACTGCCGTGCTGCTCTTCCTGGGCGGCACTTACAAGATCGGCCATGGCGCGTTCGGCGCAAGCGCGCTTGCGCTCGCGTCGGCCAAGGCCAACGACGTGCCGATGGAAGCATTCTTCCTCGCGATCCTCTGCAACGTGATGGTCTGCCTTGCGGTTTGGTTGTCGCTCGCGGCTCGCTCGCTCACCGATAAGATGCTCGCTATCGCGCTTCCGGTTGCCATGTTCGTCGCCGCGGGCTTCGAGCACTGCATAGCCGACATGTTCTTCGTGCCATTCGGCCTGATGATTGTGAAATGGGCGCCACAGTCGTTCTGGCTCGACCTCGGTCATGGGACCGTTGCAGCAGCACCGCCGATTCCGCTCGAGCACTTTCTCGGCAATCTCGCGCTGATCACTGCGGGTAACTGGATCGGTGGCGCGCTTCTCGTCGGCGCGGTCTACTGGTTCGTGTTTTGCAGAAAGCGCGGTCATTGA
- a CDS encoding sensor histidine kinase → MLIVQTCVYLVIAYLFTRTRLFLPFMHVSMRLPHRIACYVVFSLFCIMGTYLGFDIDNSIANTRAIGAVLGGTLGGPIVGFAVGLTGGLHRYTIGGPTAFACMVSTVAEGLIGGLYHLWMIRRGRLKRLLQPIGVALVTFVAELVQMAILLVMVKPGSLAHQLVGHIAVPMLLANTLGAGMFVSILLDRRQALERQSSLFSARALKIAARAEGALRGGLDTANATRVARIVYEETGVGAVTITDRDKVLAFIGIGDDHHLTGTPITSLQTIEAIERNVVVYADGNELAYQCPICPTTCPLGAALVIPLLGEEERVIGTIILAEPKTKLFSTINRTLGEGIARLLSAQILAGRYEDQKQMLTQSELKLLQAQINPHFLFNTLNTLAAVIAKDPERARQLVQNLSTFFRKNLKRPSEEVPLEDELEHVEAYLEIEKARFAGKLDVQIDIPPEFSGVRLPAFSIQPIVENAIKHGTSQLIGKGAVFIAARRDGDDLLIEVTDNAGLYDEHLPCGGLGMNLVDKRLRNSFGPGYGTTVMCEDDVWTRVTLRIPMESTTL, encoded by the coding sequence ATGCTGATCGTCCAGACCTGCGTCTATCTGGTCATCGCGTACCTGTTCACCCGCACGCGGCTTTTCCTGCCGTTCATGCACGTGAGCATGCGCCTGCCGCATCGCATCGCTTGCTATGTGGTGTTCTCGCTCTTTTGCATCATGGGCACCTACCTCGGCTTCGACATCGACAACTCGATCGCCAACACGCGTGCGATCGGCGCGGTGCTCGGCGGTACGCTCGGCGGGCCCATCGTTGGCTTTGCGGTTGGGTTGACCGGCGGACTGCATCGCTACACGATCGGCGGACCGACTGCGTTCGCCTGCATGGTGTCTACGGTCGCCGAGGGGCTGATCGGCGGGCTCTACCATTTGTGGATGATCCGCCGCGGCCGGCTCAAGCGCCTCTTGCAGCCGATCGGCGTGGCGCTCGTCACGTTTGTCGCGGAGCTCGTTCAGATGGCCATCCTGCTGGTGATGGTGAAGCCCGGGAGCCTCGCTCACCAGCTCGTCGGCCACATCGCGGTGCCGATGCTGCTCGCCAACACACTCGGCGCTGGTATGTTCGTGAGCATCCTGCTCGACCGCCGCCAGGCGCTTGAGCGGCAGTCAAGCCTCTTCTCGGCGCGGGCGCTGAAGATCGCAGCGCGCGCCGAAGGCGCGTTGCGGGGCGGGCTCGACACGGCGAACGCGACGCGCGTAGCACGCATCGTCTATGAGGAAACCGGCGTCGGCGCCGTCACCATCACCGATCGCGACAAGGTGCTCGCCTTCATCGGTATCGGCGACGATCACCATCTCACGGGCACGCCGATCACGTCGCTGCAGACCATCGAGGCGATCGAGCGCAACGTCGTCGTCTACGCGGACGGCAACGAACTCGCCTACCAGTGCCCGATCTGTCCGACGACGTGCCCGCTCGGCGCCGCGCTCGTGATTCCGTTGCTTGGCGAAGAGGAGCGCGTGATCGGCACGATCATTCTTGCGGAACCCAAGACCAAGCTCTTCTCGACGATCAACCGCACGCTCGGTGAAGGGATCGCGCGCCTCTTGTCCGCGCAGATCCTCGCCGGCCGCTACGAAGACCAGAAGCAGATGTTGACGCAGTCGGAATTGAAGCTCCTGCAGGCGCAGATCAATCCACACTTCTTGTTCAACACGCTGAACACGCTCGCCGCCGTCATCGCCAAGGATCCCGAGCGCGCCCGCCAGCTCGTGCAGAACCTGTCGACGTTCTTCCGCAAGAATCTGAAGCGCCCGAGCGAGGAAGTGCCGCTCGAAGACGAGCTCGAGCACGTCGAGGCCTATCTCGAGATCGAAAAGGCGCGCTTTGCGGGCAAGCTCGACGTGCAGATCGACATCCCGCCCGAATTTTCCGGCGTGCGCCTGCCGGCCTTCTCGATCCAGCCGATCGTCGAAAACGCGATCAAGCATGGCACGTCACAATTGATCGGCAAGGGCGCGGTGTTCATCGCCGCCAGACGCGACGGCGATGATCTGCTCATCGAAGTGACCGACAATGCGGGGCTCTACGACGAGCACTTGCCATGTGGCGGACTCGGCATGAATCTCGTCGACAAGCGTCTCAGGAACAGCTTCGGCCCGGGCTACGGCACCACGGTAATGTGCGAAGACGACGTATGGACGCGCGTCACGCTGCGTATCCCGATGGAGAGCACAACGCTATGA
- the pflA gene encoding pyruvate formate-lyase-activating protein, which yields MTAAIETSCQHPLCVPSAGVAKINGPTGYLHSVESGAATDGPGMRFVFFLAGCPFRCVYCHNPDTWKRSSGRPVTVDKAIAEIRPYIPFLKMAGGVTVSGGEPLMQPEFVGALLSRLHNEYGLHTALDTQGYLARNVNSSWFDAVDLVLLDIKHINPERYRKITSCELAPTLDFAQRLVRLGKPIWIRYVLVPGLTDDAGDIARHADFLASLGPLVERVDVLPFHQLGAHKWEQLDREYVLADTPTPTSEQVAAAIEIFHSRQLSAV from the coding sequence ATGACAGCCGCCATTGAGACTTCGTGCCAACATCCGCTCTGCGTACCGTCGGCCGGGGTCGCGAAAATCAACGGTCCGACCGGCTATCTGCATTCGGTGGAAAGTGGCGCAGCCACTGACGGCCCGGGCATGCGCTTTGTATTCTTCTTGGCAGGGTGCCCGTTCCGCTGCGTCTATTGCCACAACCCAGACACGTGGAAGCGCTCGTCGGGCCGTCCCGTGACAGTCGACAAAGCTATCGCCGAAATCCGTCCCTATATCCCGTTCCTAAAGATGGCAGGCGGCGTGACGGTTTCCGGCGGTGAGCCGCTGATGCAGCCAGAGTTTGTCGGTGCTTTGCTTTCCCGCCTGCATAACGAGTACGGTCTTCACACCGCGCTCGACACGCAAGGCTATCTGGCCCGCAATGTCAACAGCAGTTGGTTCGACGCCGTCGATCTGGTGCTGCTCGACATCAAGCACATTAATCCGGAGCGCTATCGCAAGATCACGAGCTGCGAGCTTGCTCCGACGCTCGACTTCGCCCAACGCCTCGTACGCCTGGGGAAGCCGATCTGGATTCGCTATGTGCTGGTGCCCGGCCTGACCGATGACGCCGGCGATATCGCCCGCCACGCCGATTTTCTTGCCAGTCTGGGCCCTCTCGTCGAACGGGTCGACGTCCTGCCTTTTCACCAACTAGGCGCTCACAAATGGGAACAGCTCGACCGCGAGTACGTGCTAGCCGACACGCCGACCCCCACGTCTGAGCAGGTCGCGGCCGCCATCGAAATTTTCCACTCCCGCCAACTCTCGGCGGTTTGA
- the btsR gene encoding two-component system response regulator BtsR — protein sequence MNIIIVDDEAPARDELRRLLEAFEDVTIVGECGNAVEGIAAINRLSPDVVFLDVQMPRVTGLEMLTMLDPGRKPKVVFLTAHEEYALKAFEENAFDYLLKPADHERLAKTIERLREASLPQPALFDPSQMLTQIPCSGQDRIYLVKVADIEYVISKASGAFVGGRGGQERFTELTLKTLEARTSLIRCHRQVLVNPEAIREIVFQQNGLAEIVTFSDQKIPVSRRFLGPLKARLAIV from the coding sequence ATGAACATCATCATCGTCGACGACGAAGCGCCGGCCCGCGACGAGCTGCGACGGCTCCTGGAAGCCTTCGAGGACGTGACGATCGTCGGTGAATGCGGGAACGCGGTCGAAGGGATCGCGGCAATCAACCGCCTCTCACCCGATGTCGTGTTCCTCGATGTCCAGATGCCGCGCGTGACGGGACTTGAAATGCTCACCATGCTCGACCCCGGGCGCAAGCCGAAGGTCGTGTTCCTGACGGCGCACGAGGAATACGCACTCAAGGCGTTCGAGGAGAACGCGTTCGACTATCTGCTGAAACCTGCCGACCACGAGCGGCTCGCGAAAACGATTGAACGCCTGCGCGAAGCGAGCCTCCCGCAGCCTGCGCTGTTCGATCCGAGCCAGATGCTCACGCAGATTCCGTGCTCGGGACAGGACCGCATCTATCTCGTGAAGGTGGCCGATATCGAGTACGTGATCTCGAAGGCGAGCGGCGCATTCGTGGGCGGCCGGGGGGGGCAGGAGCGCTTCACCGAGCTCACGCTGAAGACCTTGGAAGCGCGCACTTCGCTGATTCGCTGCCATCGGCAGGTACTGGTCAATCCGGAAGCCATTCGGGAGATCGTGTTTCAGCAAAACGGGCTTGCCGAGATTGTCACGTTCAGCGATCAGAAGATACCGGTCAGCCGCCGTTTTCTCGGGCCACTTAAGGCGCGGCTCGCGATTGTGTGA
- the pflB gene encoding formate C-acetyltransferase, producing MNMMSKTQSVEPWAGFVGGPWQTSVDVRGFILANYVPYQGDDSFLAGSTERTKALWAKLAEPLKKERAKGVLDVSADRASSITAHDAGYIDRETELIVGLQTDAPLKRAIMPNGGLRMVENGLEAFGFKIDPSVKEVWTKYRKSHNQGVFDTYSPEILAARKSGIITGLPDAYGRGRIIGDYRRVALYGTDFLRADRQRVYHQLDDAVFNDDVLRLREELSEQYRALDELREMAAKYGYDISRPAINAREAIQWTYFGYLAAVKEQNGAAMSIGRISTFLDIYILRDFERGILTEQQAQELFDDLVIKLRIVRFLRTPEYDQLFSGDPTWVTESIGGMGEDGRTLVTKSSFRILNTLFNLGPAPEPNLTVLWSGKLPEGFKDFCAKVSIETSSIQYENDDIMRPRWGDDYGIACCVSAMRIGKQMQFFGARANLAKALLYAINGGIDEKSGVKVAEGFEPINGDVLDYDEVMAKLDPMMDWLAKTYVKALNSIHYMHDKYAYERIEMALHDRDILRTMACGIAGLSVAADSLSAIKHAKVRVVRNGLGLAVDYALEGEYPAYGNNDDRADSIAVWLTEAFMKKVASQPYFYRNAMPTQSVLTITSNVVYGKKTGNTPDGRRAGEPFSPGANPMNGRDKKGFVAAGASVAKLPYASALDGISWTASATPDALGRTGGERQGNLAKCLDAYTSAGGHHVNVNVFNRDTLVDAMSHPEKYPQLTVRVSGYAVNFIKLTREQQLDVISRTFHASL from the coding sequence ATGAACATGATGTCGAAGACCCAGAGCGTAGAACCGTGGGCAGGCTTTGTCGGGGGTCCGTGGCAGACATCTGTCGACGTGCGCGGCTTCATCCTGGCCAACTATGTACCCTATCAAGGCGACGACTCGTTCCTCGCCGGTTCGACGGAACGTACCAAGGCGCTCTGGGCAAAGCTCGCCGAGCCGCTAAAGAAAGAGCGCGCAAAGGGTGTGCTCGACGTCTCGGCCGATCGCGCCTCGTCGATCACCGCGCATGATGCCGGTTATATCGACCGCGAGACCGAGTTGATCGTCGGCCTGCAGACCGACGCGCCGCTCAAGCGCGCGATCATGCCGAACGGCGGCCTGCGGATGGTGGAAAACGGCCTCGAGGCCTTCGGCTTCAAGATCGATCCGTCGGTCAAGGAGGTGTGGACTAAGTACCGCAAGAGCCATAACCAGGGCGTCTTCGACACGTACTCGCCGGAAATCCTGGCCGCACGCAAGTCGGGCATCATCACGGGCTTGCCCGACGCCTACGGCCGCGGCCGCATTATCGGCGACTATCGCCGCGTCGCGCTGTACGGCACCGATTTCCTGCGCGCGGACCGCCAGCGCGTGTATCACCAGCTGGACGACGCCGTCTTCAATGACGATGTGCTGCGCCTGCGCGAAGAGCTTTCGGAGCAATATCGCGCGCTCGACGAGCTGAGGGAAATGGCCGCCAAGTACGGCTACGACATCTCGCGTCCGGCGATCAACGCACGGGAAGCGATCCAATGGACCTACTTCGGCTATCTCGCCGCCGTGAAGGAGCAGAACGGTGCGGCGATGTCGATTGGCCGAATCTCGACCTTCCTCGACATCTATATACTGCGCGACTTCGAGCGCGGCATCCTGACCGAGCAGCAAGCGCAGGAGCTCTTCGACGACCTCGTCATCAAACTGCGCATCGTGCGTTTCCTACGCACGCCTGAATACGATCAGCTGTTTTCGGGCGACCCGACCTGGGTGACAGAATCGATCGGCGGCATGGGCGAAGACGGCCGCACGCTCGTCACGAAATCGAGCTTCCGGATCCTGAACACGCTGTTCAACCTTGGCCCGGCACCGGAACCGAATCTCACTGTGCTGTGGTCGGGCAAGCTGCCGGAAGGCTTCAAGGACTTCTGCGCGAAGGTGTCGATCGAGACTTCGTCAATCCAGTACGAAAACGACGACATCATGCGTCCTCGCTGGGGCGACGACTACGGGATCGCCTGCTGCGTGTCGGCGATGCGCATCGGCAAACAGATGCAGTTCTTCGGGGCGCGCGCCAATCTCGCGAAGGCATTGCTCTACGCGATCAACGGCGGCATCGACGAAAAAAGCGGAGTGAAGGTGGCCGAGGGCTTCGAGCCGATCAACGGCGACGTGCTCGACTACGACGAAGTAATGGCCAAGCTCGACCCGATGATGGATTGGCTCGCCAAGACCTATGTCAAGGCGCTCAACTCGATCCACTACATGCACGACAAGTACGCATACGAGCGCATCGAGATGGCGCTGCACGATCGCGACATCCTGCGCACGATGGCGTGTGGCATCGCAGGCCTGTCGGTGGCGGCGGATAGCCTCTCGGCCATCAAGCACGCGAAGGTGCGGGTCGTGCGCAATGGATTGGGGCTGGCCGTCGATTACGCGCTCGAAGGTGAATATCCGGCCTACGGCAACAACGACGATCGCGCCGACAGTATCGCCGTGTGGCTCACCGAGGCCTTCATGAAGAAGGTCGCGAGCCAGCCGTACTTCTACCGCAACGCAATGCCGACCCAATCGGTGCTGACGATTACGTCGAACGTCGTATATGGCAAGAAGACCGGCAACACGCCGGACGGACGACGCGCGGGCGAACCATTCTCGCCGGGTGCGAACCCGATGAACGGCCGCGACAAGAAGGGTTTCGTCGCAGCGGGCGCGTCGGTAGCGAAGCTGCCATATGCAAGCGCACTCGACGGCATCTCGTGGACGGCCTCGGCCACACCCGATGCGCTTGGCCGCACCGGCGGCGAACGCCAAGGCAACCTCGCGAAGTGCCTCGACGCCTACACCAGCGCAGGCGGCCACCACGTTAACGTGAACGTATTCAATCGCGACACGCTGGTCGACGCGATGAGCCATCCGGAAAAGTATCCGCAACTGACGGTGCGCGTCTCCGGTTATGCCGTGAACTTCATCAAGCTCACGCGTGAGCAGCAGCTCGATGTGATCTCGCGGACGTTCCACGCATCGCTGTAA